A single window of Hymenobacter sp. APR13 DNA harbors:
- a CDS encoding M48 family metalloprotease, which yields MTREQFLARLGQLSPLAEADPAAYRRRVWLWALLGYGFILLLLLGTVGLMGAVAALALFTKAIGLIWKVLVVLGVFAWRVVRSLWVKFEAPEGLPLTATEAAPLLTLLEQQTQTLKAPRVHRVLLTSDFNAAAVQVPRLGIFGWPRNYVLVGLPLLQALSPTQAAAVVGHELGHLRGGHGRFGAWIYRVSQTWSQLIEQMEQQAGRTIFSRFTTWYVPRFNAWSHPVRRTDEFAADAAAAQLTSPAAIAEALCALVTRDAALDKLHWDVLTASLAERPTPPSDAISRLLPLAKTSRLPEADEQKALANAYEADPDLFSTHPSLGERLNALGEKPGVPPLPEVSAAEAWLGSSLPQLAAQLDAAWAADRAAVWQERHAVLQQQRVRLQQLRDQQAAGETLPPDQAWELADLTEDHVGAAESLPLFQALTDDATWGTAARFSVGRILVNLDDAAGLPWLTEAMERDPTYVAPGLALQEAYHQRLGNREEVRQLGASQLRHADLLDEAMAERATITPADHLLAHELTEAQLQALRGEIATPEYGIAQAWLVRKQVQHFANKPLYVLVVAPLPEKKLTKPEAIAHWVQDLAAKLVMPGEGFVIGVGKEYRWLEKKVKDMGAEIEMR from the coding sequence ATGACTCGTGAACAATTTCTGGCCCGGCTGGGCCAGCTCAGCCCGTTGGCGGAAGCTGACCCGGCTGCTTACCGTCGGCGCGTGTGGCTGTGGGCGCTACTGGGCTACGGCTTCATCCTGTTGCTTCTGCTGGGCACTGTCGGGCTGATGGGGGCCGTGGCCGCCCTGGCCCTGTTCACCAAAGCCATTGGGCTCATCTGGAAAGTGCTGGTAGTGCTGGGTGTGTTTGCGTGGCGGGTGGTGCGCTCCTTGTGGGTGAAGTTTGAGGCACCGGAAGGATTGCCGCTCACGGCCACCGAAGCAGCCCCACTCCTGACATTGCTGGAGCAGCAGACGCAGACCCTGAAAGCCCCCCGGGTGCATCGGGTGCTGCTCACTTCCGACTTCAACGCCGCCGCGGTGCAGGTGCCCCGGCTGGGCATCTTTGGGTGGCCGCGCAACTATGTGCTGGTGGGGTTGCCGCTGCTGCAGGCCCTTTCGCCAACACAAGCTGCCGCGGTGGTGGGGCACGAACTTGGCCATTTGCGCGGAGGCCACGGCCGGTTTGGGGCGTGGATATACCGCGTGAGTCAGACCTGGAGCCAGCTGATCGAGCAGATGGAACAGCAGGCCGGCCGCACTATTTTCTCCCGTTTCACAACGTGGTACGTGCCGCGCTTCAATGCCTGGTCACACCCCGTGCGGCGCACCGACGAGTTTGCCGCCGATGCCGCCGCCGCGCAGCTCACCAGCCCGGCCGCCATTGCCGAAGCCCTCTGCGCCCTCGTCACCCGCGACGCCGCTCTTGATAAGTTGCACTGGGATGTGCTCACGGCTTCGCTGGCCGAGCGACCCACGCCGCCAAGTGACGCCATTAGCCGGCTGTTGCCGCTGGCCAAAACCAGCCGCCTGCCCGAAGCCGACGAGCAGAAGGCGCTGGCCAATGCCTACGAGGCCGACCCCGACTTATTCAGCACGCACCCCAGCTTAGGGGAAAGGCTGAATGCCTTGGGCGAAAAGCCCGGCGTGCCACCGTTGCCGGAAGTTTCCGCGGCCGAAGCCTGGCTGGGCAGCAGCCTACCACAGCTGGCGGCCCAACTGGATGCCGCCTGGGCGGCTGATCGGGCGGCCGTGTGGCAGGAGCGGCACGCCGTGTTGCAGCAGCAGCGCGTGCGCCTGCAGCAACTGCGCGACCAACAAGCCGCCGGCGAAACCCTACCCCCCGACCAGGCCTGGGAACTGGCCGATCTGACGGAAGACCACGTAGGGGCGGCGGAGTCGCTGCCGCTGTTTCAGGCATTGACTGACGATGCCACCTGGGGCACCGCCGCCCGCTTCTCGGTAGGCCGCATCCTGGTCAACCTCGACGATGCCGCCGGGCTGCCGTGGCTCACGGAGGCTATGGAGCGTGATCCAACGTATGTGGCTCCGGGTCTGGCCCTGCAGGAAGCCTACCACCAGCGCCTCGGCAACCGCGAAGAGGTGCGGCAGCTGGGGGCCAGCCAGTTGCGCCACGCCGATTTGCTGGATGAAGCCATGGCCGAACGCGCAACCATCACGCCGGCCGACCACCTATTGGCGCACGAGCTGACGGAAGCGCAACTGCAAGCTCTGAGAGGGGAAATAGCTACTCCTGAATACGGAATCGCGCAGGCCTGGCTGGTTCGCAAGCAGGTGCAGCACTTCGCCAACAAGCCGCTCTACGTATTGGTGGTGGCTCCCTTGCCTGAGAAAAAGCTGACCAAGCCAGAAGCTATTGCCCACTGGGTACAGGACCTGGCCGCCAAGCTGGTGATGCCTGGTGAAGGATTCGTAATAGGCGTTGGGAAAGAGTACCGTTGGCTGGAGAAGAAAGTCAAGGACATGGGAGCTGAAATAGAGATGAGGTGA
- the msrB gene encoding peptide-methionine (R)-S-oxide reductase MsrB produces MQTWNDVIRLANHGSPTPPRRVEKTDADWRQQLTAEQYHVTREHGTERAFTGEYCEAHEAGLYACVCCGTPLYDSRTKFESGTGWPSFTQPVDESAIRYKKDTSYGMTRVEVLCNVCDAHQGHVFPDGPAPGGLRLCINSASIKLVSEAKESAPAG; encoded by the coding sequence ATGCAAACCTGGAATGATGTCATCCGGCTGGCCAACCACGGCAGCCCCACCCCGCCCCGGCGGGTAGAGAAAACCGATGCTGATTGGCGGCAGCAGCTCACCGCCGAGCAGTACCACGTCACGCGGGAGCACGGCACCGAGCGCGCTTTCACCGGCGAATACTGCGAAGCCCACGAGGCCGGCCTCTACGCCTGCGTGTGCTGCGGCACCCCGCTCTACGACTCGCGCACCAAGTTCGAAAGCGGCACCGGCTGGCCCAGCTTCACGCAGCCCGTCGACGAAAGCGCCATCCGCTACAAGAAAGACACCAGCTACGGCATGACCCGCGTGGAAGTGCTCTGCAACGTCTGCGACGCCCACCAGGGCCACGTTTTCCCCGATGGCCCGGCGCCCGGCGGCCTGCGCCTGTGCATCAATTCGGCCAGCATCAAGCTGGTGAGTGAAGCCAAAGAATCAGCTCCGGCCGGATAG
- a CDS encoding M949_RS01915 family surface polysaccharide biosynthesis protein: MRQFLWLAAVALAACSSDPGTSAPGSNTALSPPDSIGQLPAATSAAAFDSATVVSLPPAQLPAGIPRVPGQVLELKQWTDANGRNLLVVARTAARTVPARADDPNDTKSVSLYARQFVQRAGGWQELWRLQDAVERCAFDTWLGPVPGATAITDLDADGQTETTLLYRLVCRSDVSPAQQKLILREGAAKYALRGYSVVQYDSVPAAQRVPAIACCLDTIPPARLEAHYELLDGRYETEREFRAAPPAFLAFARRQWRRWSIEEEFGQL, from the coding sequence ATGCGTCAATTTCTCTGGCTGGCGGCGGTAGCGCTGGCAGCCTGCTCCTCCGATCCGGGCACCTCCGCTCCCGGCAGTAACACGGCACTCAGCCCGCCCGACTCAATTGGGCAACTGCCTGCCGCCACGTCGGCCGCGGCCTTTGATTCGGCTACAGTAGTCAGTCTGCCACCTGCGCAACTGCCAGCCGGCATACCTCGTGTGCCGGGCCAGGTGCTGGAGCTGAAGCAGTGGACGGATGCCAATGGCCGGAACCTGCTGGTTGTTGCGCGCACTGCGGCACGCACGGTGCCCGCCCGTGCAGATGACCCCAACGACACGAAGTCGGTGAGCCTGTACGCCCGCCAGTTTGTGCAGCGTGCCGGAGGCTGGCAGGAGCTCTGGCGGCTGCAGGATGCCGTGGAACGGTGTGCGTTCGATACCTGGCTGGGCCCGGTGCCCGGGGCCACGGCCATCACCGACCTGGATGCTGACGGCCAGACGGAAACCACCTTGCTGTATCGGCTAGTCTGCCGCAGCGACGTGAGCCCGGCCCAGCAAAAGCTGATCCTACGTGAAGGAGCCGCCAAGTACGCTCTGCGCGGCTATTCAGTGGTGCAGTACGACTCCGTACCGGCTGCCCAGCGGGTGCCAGCCATAGCCTGCTGCCTGGATACGATTCCGCCGGCCCGACTGGAGGCACACTATGAACTGCTGGACGGGCGCTATGAAACCGAACGGGAATTCAGGGCGGCCCCACCTGCTTTTCTGGCCTTCGCCCGCCGGCAGTGGCGACGCTGGTCGATAGAGGAAGAATTTGGGCAGCTGTGA
- a CDS encoding bifunctional ADP-dependent NAD(P)H-hydrate dehydratase/NAD(P)H-hydrate epimerase: MKLLTAAQTRALDQATVEAQDITSLELMERAATACTLWLLDELQPAFSTEIHVLCGPGNNGGDGLAVARHLHAAGYAPQVWLLPAEKHSTDFLHNQQQLPQTIRCQELSARRLPTLPTGAIVLDALFGTGLTRPLEGLPAKVVQHLNQMEATVVAVDIPSGLLSDSPNPTGSVVVRARYTLSFELPKLAFLLPRNAEFVGEWTVLPIGLDQSFIHNTPVDNYFVDATVLTGRLPRRARFSHKGTFGHALLLAGSYGKLGAAVLAARACLRGGVGLLTVRTPGVGYTVLQTSVPEAMALPDPGRDFVTELPELKPYAAIGMGPGLGQEESTAEVLRLLFQQTESRQALVLDADALNLLSTHRELLEKLPPDTLLTPHPKEFERLTGEPARDDYHRLGQLRAFCQEYRCYCVLKGDYTALGTPDGPVYFNSTGNPGMATGGSGDVLTGLLLALRADQRLSPLDAALLAVYAHGRAGDLAAEQSGEAGLIAGDLVQFIGPALRELES, translated from the coding sequence ATGAAACTCCTCACCGCCGCCCAGACCCGCGCCCTCGACCAAGCCACCGTTGAAGCGCAAGACATTACCTCCCTGGAGCTGATGGAGCGCGCGGCCACGGCCTGCACCCTCTGGCTGCTCGACGAACTGCAGCCGGCTTTCAGCACCGAAATCCATGTGCTGTGCGGGCCCGGCAACAACGGAGGCGACGGGCTGGCCGTAGCGCGGCACTTGCACGCCGCCGGCTACGCGCCGCAGGTCTGGCTGCTGCCGGCCGAAAAGCACTCGACCGACTTCCTGCACAACCAGCAGCAGTTACCCCAGACCATCCGCTGCCAGGAGCTAAGCGCCCGTCGGCTACCGACGCTGCCGACGGGCGCCATTGTGCTGGATGCCCTGTTCGGGACCGGGCTTACGCGGCCGCTGGAAGGCCTGCCGGCTAAGGTCGTGCAGCACCTGAACCAGATGGAGGCTACCGTGGTGGCTGTGGATATACCCTCGGGCCTGCTCTCCGACTCGCCCAACCCAACTGGCTCGGTGGTGGTGCGCGCCAGATACACGCTCAGTTTCGAGCTACCAAAACTGGCGTTTCTGCTGCCGCGCAATGCAGAATTTGTGGGTGAGTGGACAGTATTGCCCATTGGGCTGGACCAGTCTTTTATCCACAACACGCCTGTGGATAATTATTTTGTGGATGCCACTGTGCTGACGGGCCGGCTGCCGCGGCGGGCGCGTTTTTCGCACAAAGGCACTTTCGGGCACGCGCTGCTGCTGGCTGGCAGCTACGGCAAGCTGGGCGCGGCCGTGCTAGCCGCCCGAGCCTGCCTGCGCGGCGGCGTGGGCCTGCTTACGGTCCGAACGCCGGGCGTGGGCTATACCGTGCTGCAAACGTCCGTGCCCGAAGCCATGGCCCTCCCCGACCCGGGCCGCGACTTCGTGACGGAGTTGCCCGAGCTAAAGCCTTATGCGGCCATAGGAATGGGCCCAGGTCTGGGCCAGGAGGAATCTACGGCGGAGGTGCTGCGGCTACTATTTCAGCAGACCGAAAGCCGGCAAGCCCTGGTCTTGGATGCTGATGCGCTCAACCTGCTGAGCACGCACCGTGAGTTGTTAGAAAAACTACCGCCCGACACCCTCCTTACCCCCCACCCCAAGGAGTTTGAGCGGCTGACCGGTGAGCCGGCCCGCGACGACTACCACCGCCTAGGCCAATTGCGTGCCTTCTGCCAGGAGTACCGCTGCTACTGCGTGCTCAAGGGGGACTACACTGCCCTGGGCACTCCCGACGGCCCGGTGTATTTCAACAGCACCGGCAACCCCGGCATGGCCACCGGCGGCAGCGGCGACGTACTGACTGGCCTGCTGCTGGCCCTGCGCGCCGACCAGCGCCTCTCGCCCCTGGATGCAGCGCTGCTGGCCGTGTACGCCCACGGCCGCGCCGGCGACCTGGCGGCCGAGCAATCCGGTGAGGCAGGCTTGATTGCCGGCGACTTGGTGCAGTTTATTGGGCCGGCACTGCGCGAGCTGGAGAGTTGA
- a CDS encoding inorganic diphosphatase yields the protein MAHFNPWHDVERGDDAPNVVNGIIEIPKGSKGKYELDKTSGLLKLDRVLFSAVHYPAAYGFIPKTYCDDNDPLDILVLCSVDIVPMCLVEAKVIGVMQMIDGDEEDDKIIAVAAHDISVNHFNDIADLPPHTLNEMQRFFEDYKALEHKHVSVERFMGREDAYRIIEESIKLYNETFPKGNPADEKDVKEALS from the coding sequence ATGGCTCATTTTAATCCCTGGCACGATGTGGAGCGCGGCGACGACGCCCCAAACGTGGTAAACGGCATCATTGAAATCCCGAAAGGCTCCAAAGGCAAGTACGAGCTGGACAAAACCAGTGGCCTGCTGAAGCTGGACCGCGTGCTGTTCTCCGCCGTGCACTATCCGGCCGCCTACGGCTTTATCCCGAAAACCTACTGCGACGACAACGACCCGCTCGACATTCTGGTGCTGTGCTCGGTGGACATCGTGCCTATGTGCCTGGTGGAGGCCAAGGTTATCGGCGTAATGCAGATGATTGACGGCGACGAGGAAGACGACAAAATCATTGCCGTGGCCGCGCACGATATTTCCGTGAACCACTTCAACGACATTGCCGACCTGCCCCCGCACACGCTCAACGAAATGCAGCGCTTCTTCGAGGATTACAAAGCCTTGGAGCACAAGCACGTGAGCGTAGAGCGTTTCATGGGCCGCGAAGATGCCTACCGCATCATCGAGGAAAGCATCAAGCTCTACAACGAAACCTTCCCGAAAGGCAACCCGGCGGACGAGAAGGACGTGAAGGAAGCCCTGAGCTAG